From a region of the Constantimarinum furrinae genome:
- a CDS encoding sensor histidine kinase: protein MPKKSYRKILRSIYINLLTLLGIILLLAVIIILSFNSQEFVVHTSNVRMQILETDAAIHDAESKNKTYLLTEDSEHKERYNAAVLLADKKLERLSSNALESAEQNQNIRQLDSLFSLKKAEMNKMVDLIETGGEQEAVKMVTSSTRLTLKSEISMLIDSMLRVNDSLLNERSDNFKVLYIITILLLLFGIAFMIYGLTRVKTQLIPIYEALNNSNEILNAEIEKRNIEIKLKENQMAINEGLINQLREKNKELNQFAYIASHDLQEPLRTVDNFITIFEEDYGKKLDEEAHTYFKFIKSATTRMRDLINGLLQYSRIGKSGDIETVDLNEVLDEIKQDLSQRISETNAEIVSEVLPTLQGYRLELKQLFYNLLGNSLKFVREGVSPKINVSVYESKNNYQITFTDNGIGIPAKYLTKIFDMFSRLHSEKNYSGQGIGLAFCKKITELHEGIISVDSEEGVGTTFIVILKKNLEKTHE, encoded by the coding sequence ATGCCGAAGAAATCCTATCGAAAAATACTGAGATCCATTTATATTAATTTGCTAACACTGTTAGGAATAATTCTATTGCTAGCTGTGATCATTATATTGAGTTTTAATTCCCAGGAATTTGTCGTGCACACCTCAAATGTTCGAATGCAAATTTTGGAAACAGATGCAGCTATTCACGATGCGGAAAGCAAAAATAAAACTTATCTATTAACAGAAGATAGCGAACACAAAGAACGATATAATGCTGCCGTCCTTCTCGCAGATAAGAAGTTGGAACGATTGTCTTCTAATGCCCTGGAAAGTGCCGAACAGAATCAAAACATCCGGCAACTTGATTCATTATTCAGCTTAAAGAAGGCGGAAATGAATAAAATGGTCGATCTTATTGAAACAGGAGGGGAACAGGAAGCAGTAAAGATGGTAACTTCCAGTACACGACTTACCCTAAAAAGTGAGATCTCAATGCTCATCGATTCTATGTTGAGGGTTAACGATTCTTTATTAAATGAGCGGAGTGATAATTTTAAGGTGTTGTATATCATTACCATCCTTCTACTACTTTTTGGAATAGCCTTCATGATCTACGGATTAACCAGAGTTAAGACACAGTTGATCCCAATATATGAGGCTCTAAATAATTCGAATGAGATTTTAAATGCTGAAATTGAAAAACGAAATATTGAAATTAAGCTAAAAGAAAATCAAATGGCGATCAATGAAGGGTTGATCAATCAATTAAGGGAAAAAAATAAGGAACTAAATCAATTTGCATACATTGCCTCCCACGATCTTCAGGAACCTTTAAGAACAGTCGATAACTTCATTACCATCTTTGAAGAAGATTACGGTAAAAAATTAGATGAGGAGGCACATACCTATTTTAAATTCATTAAGAGCGCCACAACCAGGATGAGGGATCTCATTAACGGATTGCTTCAATATAGCAGGATTGGTAAATCGGGTGATATTGAAACCGTCGATTTAAACGAGGTTCTCGACGAAATAAAACAAGATCTCAGTCAGCGAATTTCAGAAACAAACGCCGAAATTGTTAGCGAGGTACTTCCTACCCTTCAGGGATACCGGTTAGAACTAAAGCAACTCTTTTATAATCTACTGGGAAATAGTCTCAAATTCGTAAGAGAAGGAGTGAGTCCGAAAATTAATGTCAGTGTTTATGAATCAAAGAATAATTATCAGATTACTTTTACCGATAATGGAATAGGAATACCTGCGAAGTACTTAACCAAAATATTCGATATGTTCTCGCGACTGCACAGTGAGAAGAATTACAGCGGTCAGGGCATCGGGTTAGCATTTTGCAAAAAAATAACCGAACTGCATGAAGGAATTATATCGGTAGATTCTGAAGAAGGGGTAGGAACAACTTTTATTGTAATTTTGAAAAAAAATCTAGAAAAGACACATGAATAG